One Pseudodesulfovibrio cashew DNA window includes the following coding sequences:
- a CDS encoding hybrid sensor histidine kinase/response regulator: MNNEKGILILAHKEADRGLLRRLLAERYTKPLSYDTVSKGVRELEGRKTDLVILVPGPDDDSWRRAIRRIREEYERETLLLAPDPGGMHKVALEAGAFAYFDPFSASPEGMACCLRHLARQRELQRQLEDDRRLFRWQEKSGRLGSWEIEKDGTTRWSEGLRRILGDDERLTDSFESMRTLVHPEDLEIFEQANKATFQQGWSLDFEYRVVLDNGEIRYLSLHRQVEFDSESGENRVLGMIRDVTPEREFENFLFRRDAILQIVASFASKVLRDPDWRSGLGEAMANLGKVSEVSRSFLFRRKESPASHNTVFSMIHEWTDGQVTPLLESPEFQDQPFSPTFDRWKTILGERKIVAGNVRDFQTGERIFFERLQTQSVILVPVFVGNTWWGFFGLTNSREEREWMPVEIESMTMLADILGAAILRDRMEDELKEANRSAEEARIAAQEANRTKSRFLANMSHEIRTPISGILGMAEMTITTGLTKEQREHMDMIREAARSLLSIVNDILDLSKVEAHKMELKPEDFDIRQLLETTTRHFAPAVEKKPIALNQAVAGDVPETLRGDKDRLGQILRNLIGNAVKFTERGHVDVSVEISERQEERVCLLFTVQDSGIGIPENKLATVFDSFTQVDSSSAKTHQGTGLGLTISREFVRMMGGDISVKSADGFGSVFSFTAWMDVPATTAPRCEPARAVLPAGLHLDILLAEDNPLNQKFLTHFLTMFGHRVTVAGNGLEAIRLLEETGRKTDLVLMDIQMPEMGGIDATRCIREGRAKGVDPSIPIIALTAYAMKGDKERMFEAGMDDYVSKPVEMKELSAAIARTVAAHTPNEPRSKPAMPSRPAARKETVSLDMDSLISRFEGNTELLKEILELFLEEADAKLDKLDNALRTEDMTELGEAVHSITNIASHVLAMEIVHRARALEKQCYSEPLEEIRPEVEALRPQFLALVREVREKSKTL; the protein is encoded by the coding sequence GTGAATAATGAAAAGGGCATACTCATCCTCGCCCACAAGGAAGCCGACCGAGGGTTGTTGCGTAGACTGCTGGCCGAACGCTACACGAAGCCGTTGTCCTACGACACGGTGTCCAAAGGGGTCCGGGAACTGGAAGGCCGCAAAACAGACCTGGTCATTCTCGTGCCGGGCCCGGACGACGATTCCTGGCGACGCGCCATCCGCCGCATCAGGGAGGAATACGAGCGTGAAACCCTGCTGTTGGCACCGGATCCGGGCGGCATGCACAAGGTGGCGCTGGAAGCCGGAGCTTTCGCCTATTTCGACCCTTTCAGCGCTTCTCCGGAAGGCATGGCCTGCTGCCTTCGACACCTCGCCCGGCAACGGGAACTGCAGCGACAGCTCGAAGACGACAGACGGCTGTTCCGCTGGCAGGAGAAGAGCGGCAGGCTGGGCAGTTGGGAAATCGAAAAGGATGGCACAACCCGCTGGTCCGAAGGGCTCCGGCGCATCCTGGGCGACGACGAGCGGCTGACCGACAGTTTCGAAAGCATGCGCACGCTGGTTCATCCGGAGGACCTCGAAATCTTCGAGCAGGCCAACAAGGCCACGTTCCAGCAGGGCTGGTCGCTGGATTTCGAATACCGCGTGGTGCTGGACAACGGCGAAATCCGCTACCTGAGTCTGCACCGCCAGGTGGAGTTCGACAGCGAAAGCGGCGAAAACAGGGTCCTCGGCATGATCCGCGACGTCACGCCCGAGCGGGAGTTCGAGAACTTCCTTTTTCGCAGGGACGCAATTCTCCAGATCGTCGCATCTTTCGCCTCCAAAGTGCTGCGGGATCCGGACTGGCGGTCCGGCCTGGGGGAGGCCATGGCCAACCTGGGGAAGGTCTCGGAGGTCTCCCGCAGCTTTCTGTTCCGGCGGAAGGAGAGCCCCGCCTCGCACAATACCGTCTTTTCCATGATCCATGAGTGGACCGACGGACAGGTCACGCCCCTCCTCGAATCCCCTGAGTTCCAGGACCAGCCCTTTTCCCCAACCTTCGACCGCTGGAAGACCATCCTGGGCGAGCGGAAGATCGTGGCGGGAAACGTCCGGGACTTCCAAACCGGCGAGCGGATATTCTTCGAACGGCTGCAAACCCAGTCGGTCATCCTCGTCCCTGTCTTCGTGGGCAATACCTGGTGGGGTTTCTTCGGCCTGACGAACAGCCGGGAGGAGCGGGAGTGGATGCCCGTGGAAATCGAGTCCATGACCATGCTGGCCGACATACTCGGGGCCGCCATCCTGCGCGACCGCATGGAGGACGAATTGAAAGAGGCCAACCGCTCGGCGGAAGAGGCCCGCATCGCAGCGCAGGAGGCCAACCGGACCAAGAGCCGCTTCCTGGCCAACATGAGCCATGAGATCCGTACGCCGATCAGCGGTATCCTGGGCATGGCCGAGATGACCATCACCACGGGCCTGACAAAGGAGCAGCGGGAGCACATGGACATGATCCGCGAGGCTGCCCGGTCCCTGCTCTCCATCGTCAACGACATCCTCGACCTCTCCAAGGTCGAGGCCCACAAGATGGAGCTGAAGCCCGAGGATTTCGATATCCGGCAATTGCTGGAAACCACCACCCGCCACTTTGCACCGGCAGTGGAGAAGAAGCCCATCGCCCTCAATCAGGCGGTAGCCGGAGACGTCCCCGAAACCCTTCGCGGCGACAAGGACCGGCTGGGGCAGATTCTCCGCAACCTGATCGGCAACGCCGTCAAGTTCACCGAACGCGGCCATGTGGACGTCTCGGTGGAGATTTCGGAAAGACAGGAAGAGCGGGTCTGTCTCCTCTTCACCGTGCAGGACTCGGGCATAGGAATCCCCGAGAACAAGCTGGCCACCGTGTTCGACAGCTTCACGCAGGTGGACAGTTCCTCCGCGAAAACACACCAGGGCACCGGCCTCGGCCTGACCATCTCCAGGGAATTCGTTCGGATGATGGGAGGGGACATCAGCGTCAAGAGCGCTGACGGCTTCGGCTCCGTCTTCTCCTTCACCGCCTGGATGGACGTCCCCGCAACCACGGCACCCAGGTGCGAGCCCGCACGGGCCGTGCTGCCCGCGGGGCTGCACCTCGACATCCTGCTGGCCGAGGACAACCCCCTGAACCAGAAATTCCTGACCCATTTCCTGACCATGTTCGGCCACCGGGTCACGGTCGCAGGCAACGGACTGGAGGCCATTCGGCTCCTGGAGGAAACCGGGAGAAAAACAGACCTCGTACTCATGGACATCCAGATGCCGGAAATGGGCGGCATCGACGCCACCCGGTGCATCCGAGAAGGCAGGGCCAAAGGAGTCGACCCCTCCATCCCGATCATCGCCCTGACCGCCTATGCCATGAAAGGTGACAAGGAGCGCATGTTCGAGGCGGGTATGGACGACTACGTGAGCAAGCCTGTTGAGATGAAGGAGCTTTCGGCCGCCATTGCCCGCACAGTGGCGGCGCACACCCCCAACGAGCCACGCTCCAAGCCGGCCATGCCCTCGCGCCCGGCGGCCCGCAAGGAAACCGTGAGCCTGGACATGGACAGCCTGATCAGCCGCTTCGAGGGCAACACGGAGCTACTCAAGGAAATCCTCGAACTCTTCCTGGAAGAAGCGGATGCCAAGCTGGACAAGCTCGACAACGCGTTGCGGACGGAGGACATGACCGAACTGGGCGAAGCCGTCCACTCCATCACCAACATAGCCAGCCACGTGCTTGCCATGGAAATAGTGCATCGGGCCAGGGCGCTGGAGAAGCAGTGCTACAGCGAGCCCCTGGAAGAAATCAGGCCGGAAGTAGAAGCGCTCAGGCCGCAATTCCTGGCCCTGGTCAGGGAAGTCAGGGAAAAATCAAAAACCTTGTGA
- a CDS encoding PAS domain-containing sensor histidine kinase yields MKHTDEAPIDAGPTAMDLTPDLFRKVMEVSGVAMAIRGPDLKPIYANNAFLSHYGYTRLEVDTLSAEKVLPDETIALYAEEVLPAIRAGESWEGEHAIRTKSGRQCVVWSRFDPVLDSQGRVTHVISVMREASDSGLVRSALSMTERHLHFLSENTRDCLFRLNLETGTYDYISPGVTCMTGYTPQEFYGVVRPLRNMVPEEWRKVMDERWEELLSGRTDPEHVMPIVNKNGTLRWLSLRFTLVRDCCGKPVAVEGIMTDATQTKLAEEALKANEQKYRLLVENISDVVWTQDDARRFTYATPSAEFLWGYPLEELLQLDHRELFTPESRKRMEAISQARMQDEKEGRYSLNREVYEHLRKDGTSIWAESVVRRTFDEKGNPLGYLGMTRDITERKQAEDALLESETRFRTLFEDSPISLWEEDLTRLKAYFDQLKTEGVQDFRQFFYDNPDKLAHCATLVDVVGVNKATLELLRAKSKEDLLGNLDKVLTESSMAAFTEEMILLASGGCEYCGEITHRTLEGDIIWVVVHFLVPPEYEDSLSRVIVSLIDVTPRKRAEQALMESEERYRVVVENTREGVAVVKGAETVFVNEAMGRILGYSGEELKSVSPLDRVHPEDRELARKRFSDLDSGREKEGVAVLRIVTGQGAFRWVTLNVKSIMWGGEEARLKMLSDITPHKRLEEELRVAHAEMEKRVRQRTAELSESNAKLTREIQEREKAQAHILSLTQQLIRIQEDERQRISCDLHDKVAQDLSSTVLSMETLFDGYTIIDPEILARGKAVAGVVRRTIAEVRDIAYGLRPPALDQLGLTRTLEQLCSDTAERSGLNIDFSAVGIENVSLDFDTEINIYRMIQEALTNVVRHAGATGATVRLVKSHPDLLVRVSDDGRGFELNRRRAEIVAERRMGLTSMEERARLIGGAMEIRSRLGAGTRIILKIPLTAARRR; encoded by the coding sequence GTGAAGCACACCGATGAAGCCCCCATTGATGCCGGCCCGACGGCAATGGATTTGACCCCGGACCTGTTCCGGAAGGTCATGGAGGTCTCGGGAGTGGCCATGGCCATTCGCGGGCCGGACCTCAAGCCCATCTACGCCAACAACGCCTTTCTTTCCCATTACGGGTACACCCGGCTGGAAGTCGACACGCTCTCGGCGGAGAAGGTCCTTCCCGATGAGACTATTGCCCTGTACGCCGAGGAAGTCCTTCCGGCCATTCGGGCCGGGGAGAGTTGGGAGGGCGAACACGCCATACGGACCAAGAGCGGCCGCCAGTGCGTGGTCTGGAGTCGGTTCGATCCGGTTCTGGATTCCCAGGGCAGGGTCACTCACGTCATTTCGGTCATGCGGGAGGCCTCCGACTCCGGGCTTGTCCGCAGCGCCCTGTCTATGACAGAGCGCCATCTGCACTTTCTCTCCGAGAATACCCGCGACTGTCTGTTCCGTCTGAATCTGGAGACCGGGACTTATGACTACATCAGCCCCGGAGTGACCTGCATGACCGGGTATACGCCTCAGGAGTTCTACGGCGTGGTCCGCCCCCTCCGGAACATGGTCCCCGAAGAGTGGCGCAAGGTGATGGACGAACGTTGGGAGGAGCTTCTGTCCGGCCGGACCGATCCCGAGCACGTAATGCCGATCGTGAACAAGAACGGTACGCTCCGGTGGCTCAGTCTCCGGTTCACCCTGGTCCGGGACTGCTGCGGAAAACCCGTTGCCGTCGAAGGGATCATGACCGACGCCACCCAGACCAAGCTGGCGGAAGAGGCGCTCAAGGCCAATGAGCAGAAGTACCGGCTGCTGGTGGAGAACATTTCCGACGTTGTCTGGACCCAGGACGACGCGCGCCGTTTCACCTACGCCACTCCGTCGGCGGAGTTCCTGTGGGGGTACCCGCTGGAAGAGCTGCTTCAACTGGATCACAGGGAGTTGTTTACCCCGGAATCCCGCAAACGGATGGAGGCCATCAGCCAGGCGCGCATGCAGGACGAGAAGGAGGGGCGTTACTCCCTCAATCGTGAAGTCTACGAGCATCTGCGCAAAGACGGTACCAGCATCTGGGCCGAATCGGTTGTTCGTCGGACCTTTGACGAAAAAGGGAATCCACTGGGCTATCTGGGGATGACCCGCGATATCACGGAACGAAAGCAGGCGGAGGATGCGCTGCTGGAGAGCGAGACCCGCTTCCGCACTCTGTTCGAGGACTCGCCCATTTCCCTCTGGGAGGAGGACCTGACTCGGCTCAAGGCGTATTTTGACCAGCTCAAGACCGAGGGTGTGCAGGATTTCCGGCAGTTCTTTTACGACAACCCGGACAAATTGGCTCATTGCGCCACGCTGGTGGACGTGGTGGGGGTGAACAAGGCCACCCTGGAGTTGCTCCGGGCCAAGTCCAAGGAGGACCTGCTTGGCAACCTGGACAAGGTTCTGACCGAGAGTTCCATGGCCGCCTTCACCGAGGAGATGATTCTTCTGGCGTCCGGGGGGTGCGAGTATTGCGGAGAGATCACGCACCGCACGCTGGAAGGCGACATCATCTGGGTCGTGGTCCACTTCCTGGTGCCGCCCGAGTATGAGGATTCCCTTTCCAGAGTCATCGTCTCACTCATCGACGTCACGCCGCGCAAGCGGGCCGAGCAGGCGCTCATGGAATCCGAGGAGCGCTATCGGGTGGTGGTGGAGAACACGCGGGAAGGCGTGGCCGTGGTCAAAGGCGCCGAGACGGTTTTCGTCAATGAGGCCATGGGCCGGATTCTGGGCTATTCCGGTGAGGAACTGAAATCGGTCAGCCCATTGGACAGGGTTCACCCGGAGGACCGGGAGCTGGCCCGGAAGCGTTTTTCCGACCTGGACTCCGGCAGGGAAAAGGAGGGCGTCGCGGTCCTGCGGATCGTCACCGGACAGGGGGCCTTCCGCTGGGTCACCCTCAACGTCAAATCGATCATGTGGGGCGGCGAAGAGGCGAGGCTGAAGATGCTGTCCGATATCACCCCGCACAAACGGCTTGAGGAAGAGCTTCGGGTCGCCCACGCCGAGATGGAGAAGCGGGTCCGCCAGCGCACAGCCGAGCTCTCCGAAAGCAACGCCAAGCTGACGCGGGAGATTCAGGAGCGGGAAAAGGCCCAGGCTCACATTCTTTCCCTTACCCAGCAGCTTATCCGCATTCAGGAGGACGAACGTCAGCGCATCTCCTGCGATCTCCACGACAAGGTTGCCCAGGACCTCTCGTCCACCGTGCTCAGCATGGAGACCCTGTTCGACGGCTACACCATCATCGATCCGGAGATACTGGCCAGGGGCAAGGCCGTGGCAGGTGTCGTACGCCGGACCATCGCCGAGGTCCGTGATATCGCCTATGGCCTTCGGCCTCCGGCCCTGGATCAGCTCGGGTTGACCCGCACTCTGGAGCAACTCTGCTCGGATACTGCGGAACGCTCCGGTTTGAACATTGACTTTTCCGCCGTGGGCATTGAAAATGTATCGTTGGATTTTGATACTGAAATCAATATCTATCGAATGATTCAGGAGGCGTTGACCAACGTGGTCAGGCACGCCGGGGCCACCGGCGCCACGGTCCGGCTGGTCAAAAGCCATCCCGATCTCCTGGTCCGGGTCTCGGACGACGGCCGGGGCTTCGAGCTCAACAGGCGCAGGGCCGAGATCGTGGCGGAACGGCGCATGGGGTTGACCAGCATGGAAGAACGTGCGCGCCTCATCGGCGGGGCCATGGAAATCCGCTCCCGGCTGGGAGCCGGCACAAGGATCATCTTGAAAATACCGTTGACCGCTGCCAGGAGGCGATGA